One segment of Geminicoccaceae bacterium DNA contains the following:
- a CDS encoding 2Fe-2S iron-sulfur cluster binding domain-containing protein, with the protein MISRIRIATGLVLFVFVFFHLINLAFGLISLHALEQARPILTGPWANPVGGTVLLACVLVHAGLGLWSLFQRTQIRLNSGDFIQAIMGVAIIPLLLPHIMATAVAPAITDATPSYTWVLAVYWLRAPNLGMQQVLALMVIWIHACYGLLLWIQVQPWWGRYGLLVYPLALIIPVAALLGFIEAGKEIYFNQTAPAIADPIRDTAALYEPVAPTLWDVHDVILATYAILLAVLILARLIRNARSRRNVAVSYDGGPAITDRSGPQLLELARNHDILHASLCGGRGRCGSCAVRVLEGMDNLPPADDTEKATLARIKAGPDIRLACQAAPISGTVRVERIFPAHLTPSDYRELLTTDDPVEVAHAMNRAAMGEAMA; encoded by the coding sequence ATGATCAGCAGAATCCGCATAGCGACCGGCCTCGTACTTTTCGTTTTCGTGTTCTTTCATCTGATCAACCTGGCTTTCGGACTGATATCCCTGCATGCCCTGGAACAGGCGCGGCCGATCCTGACGGGACCCTGGGCAAACCCGGTGGGCGGCACGGTATTGCTGGCCTGCGTGCTCGTCCATGCCGGCCTGGGCCTTTGGTCGCTGTTCCAGCGCACGCAGATACGATTGAATTCCGGCGACTTCATTCAGGCCATCATGGGCGTCGCCATCATCCCCCTGCTGCTGCCGCACATCATGGCCACCGCCGTCGCCCCGGCAATCACCGATGCCACCCCGAGCTATACCTGGGTACTGGCAGTCTACTGGCTGCGCGCACCCAATCTCGGAATGCAGCAGGTGCTGGCGCTGATGGTGATCTGGATCCACGCCTGCTACGGCCTGCTCCTGTGGATCCAGGTGCAGCCCTGGTGGGGGCGATACGGCCTTCTGGTCTATCCCCTGGCACTGATCATCCCGGTTGCGGCCCTGCTCGGCTTCATCGAGGCCGGCAAGGAGATCTACTTCAACCAGACCGCCCCGGCCATCGCCGACCCCATTCGCGACACCGCCGCCCTCTACGAACCCGTCGCGCCGACATTGTGGGATGTCCACGATGTCATCCTGGCGACCTATGCCATCCTGCTCGCGGTCCTGATCCTCGCCCGGCTGATCCGCAATGCACGGTCGCGGCGCAATGTGGCCGTCAGCTATGACGGCGGACCCGCGATCACCGACCGCAGCGGTCCCCAGCTTCTCGAACTGGCCCGCAACCATGATATTCTCCACGCCTCGCTGTGCGGCGGCCGCGGCCGTTGCGGCTCCTGCGCTGTGCGGGTTCTCGAAGGCATGGACAACCTGCCGCCCGCCGACGACACCGAAAAGGCGACGCTCGCCAGGATCAAGGCCGGACCCGATATCCGGCTCGCCTGCCAGGCCGCCCCGATTTCCGGGACCGTCAGGGTCGAACGAATCTTCCCGGCCCACCTGACGCCGTCGGACTATCGCGAATTGCTGACGACGGACGATCCGGTCGAGGTGGCCCATGCGATGAATCGCGCAGCCATGGGGGAGGCCATGGCATGA
- a CDS encoding HupE/UreJ family protein produces the protein MSRSSCLVMLLFSLLRPVMAHAHDPGMTAATLLLEPARATLELSVKGRDLEQESGVRLRYDGEGNVDPAALAEQAGAVRSYIGERAGLAASGRACRPAQVEIEAIEDNVVSIIDFPCGRNDAGLTYATRLLHDIQPATVQTLLVVDGDQSSTFVLDRAHPRLNLNEQPSPAGLVWRFFLAGTTHLFIGFDHIAFLLALILWARRIAPLVKVVTAFTIAHSITLSLAAFSIFVLPSRWVEALIAATVVGVAAENFRSRDAANRWIEAFVLGLFHGFGFASVLADLAIEKDVLVPALFGFNLGVEAGQLVIVAVAVPLLRGVDHLTTPAGQEPRRAPVVVWFLSALIAAFGCYWLVERLFMTP, from the coding sequence ATGTCCCGATCGTCCTGTCTCGTCATGCTCCTGTTCAGCCTGCTTCGGCCCGTCATGGCGCATGCGCACGATCCCGGCATGACGGCGGCGACGCTCCTGCTCGAACCCGCGAGGGCCACTCTCGAACTGTCGGTGAAGGGCAGGGATCTTGAACAGGAATCGGGCGTGCGCCTGCGATATGACGGCGAGGGCAACGTCGACCCGGCAGCGCTCGCGGAGCAGGCCGGTGCGGTGCGCAGCTATATCGGGGAACGAGCCGGACTGGCGGCCTCCGGTCGGGCCTGTCGGCCTGCGCAGGTGGAAATCGAGGCGATCGAGGACAATGTCGTTTCGATCATCGACTTTCCCTGCGGTCGGAACGACGCGGGCCTGACCTATGCGACGCGGCTGCTGCATGACATTCAGCCGGCGACGGTCCAGACACTTCTGGTCGTCGACGGCGACCAGTCATCGACGTTCGTCCTCGACCGGGCCCATCCGCGACTGAATCTGAACGAACAACCCTCGCCCGCGGGTCTGGTCTGGCGTTTCTTCCTCGCCGGTACCACCCATCTCTTCATCGGCTTCGACCACATCGCCTTCCTGCTGGCGCTCATCCTCTGGGCGAGGCGGATCGCACCGCTGGTCAAGGTCGTCACCGCATTCACCATAGCCCATTCGATCACCCTGTCGCTGGCGGCCTTCTCGATCTTCGTGCTGCCATCCCGATGGGTCGAGGCACTCATTGCAGCGACGGTCGTCGGCGTTGCCGCGGAGAACTTCCGGTCACGCGATGCGGCAAATCGCTGGATCGAAGCTTTTGTTCTCGGTTTGTTCCACGGATTCGGCTTTGCCTCCGTCCTGGCTGATCTGGCCATCGAGAAGGATGTGCTGGTACCGGCACTGTTCGGGTTCAATCTCGGGGTGGAAGCGGGACAGCTCGTGATCGTCGCCGTTGCGGTACCTCTGCTGCGCGGGGTCGATCACCTGACGACACCAGCCGGGCAGGAGCCACGGCGCGCTCCCGTCGTGGTATGGTTCCTTTCGGCACTGATCGCCGCCTTTGGATGTTACTGGCTGGTCGAACGGCTGTTCATGACGCCTTGA
- a CDS encoding GMC family oxidoreductase has protein sequence MPHGSEIGCDLCIIGAGAAGIALALELDGSGIDVVLLESGGFEYDDATQALYEGRSVGHHAASLVDARLRYFGGSTNHWGGFCHPLDHQDFIERPWVPDSGWPIARADLDPFYARAQPILELQDYDYSVRRWKKSLPPIFTGKMFEGRLMPEIFQLSPPTNMGELYRSALVSSANVRLFLWSNLREIVPDGTATTVERLDVACLSGNGFSILPRKVVLATGGIENPRILLASNTVAPAGLGNGHDIVGRYYMDHPSHEAATLLLNQPSQIARRPAMQPIFPQAALRPEVEDAERVQRFLTTLHVGQELFAEPEGYMAVRDIFKAFGRLEWPDDLSERLEIFLGDIDDAVSYGYQRYFADAEALGLRVHTEVGPHPQSRIMLGDSVDALGMPTVIRDWELGELDRRTIRRGLEIVGEEAGRAGLGRLRIHDWVMQPDFEVPGSGSWHHMGTTRMHADPGKGVVDAHCRVHGMSNLYIAGSSVFPTSGMANPTLTIVALAIRLADHLKAS, from the coding sequence GTGCCTCACGGCAGTGAAATCGGGTGTGATCTTTGTATCATCGGTGCGGGTGCCGCAGGAATAGCGCTGGCCCTCGAACTGGATGGCAGTGGTATCGACGTCGTGCTGCTGGAATCCGGCGGCTTCGAATATGACGATGCCACGCAGGCCCTCTACGAGGGTCGGTCGGTCGGGCACCATGCGGCATCGCTCGTGGATGCGCGGCTGCGTTACTTCGGTGGTTCGACGAATCATTGGGGCGGGTTCTGCCACCCGCTGGATCACCAGGACTTCATCGAACGGCCATGGGTCCCGGATAGCGGCTGGCCGATCGCTCGTGCCGATCTCGACCCCTTCTATGCCCGCGCGCAACCCATCCTCGAATTGCAGGATTACGACTACAGCGTTCGGCGCTGGAAGAAGTCGCTGCCGCCGATCTTCACGGGCAAGATGTTCGAAGGCCGGCTGATGCCGGAGATCTTCCAGCTCAGCCCCCCAACCAATATGGGGGAACTCTACCGGTCGGCTCTGGTGTCATCGGCCAATGTTCGACTGTTCTTGTGGTCCAACCTCCGTGAGATTGTCCCCGACGGTACCGCAACAACCGTCGAGCGGCTGGACGTGGCCTGCCTTTCCGGCAATGGCTTCAGCATCCTGCCACGCAAGGTGGTCCTCGCGACCGGCGGAATCGAGAATCCCCGCATCCTGCTGGCCTCGAATACGGTGGCGCCCGCCGGCCTCGGCAACGGACACGATATCGTCGGCCGGTACTACATGGACCATCCCAGTCACGAGGCGGCGACCCTGCTGCTCAACCAGCCTTCCCAAATCGCCCGGCGACCGGCCATGCAGCCGATCTTCCCGCAGGCGGCCCTTCGTCCCGAAGTGGAGGATGCGGAGCGCGTCCAGCGTTTCCTGACCACCTTGCATGTCGGCCAGGAGCTCTTTGCCGAACCTGAAGGCTACATGGCCGTTCGCGACATCTTCAAGGCGTTCGGGCGCCTTGAATGGCCGGATGACCTCTCCGAGCGCCTTGAGATCTTCCTGGGCGATATCGACGATGCGGTGAGTTACGGCTACCAGCGCTATTTCGCCGATGCGGAAGCTCTCGGATTGCGCGTCCACACCGAGGTCGGCCCGCATCCGCAAAGCCGTATCATGCTCGGTGACAGTGTCGATGCCCTGGGCATGCCGACCGTGATTCGCGACTGGGAGCTTGGCGAGCTCGATCGCCGCACCATCCGTCGCGGACTGGAGATCGTGGGTGAGGAAGCCGGGCGCGCGGGGCTGGGACGCCTGCGCATCCATGACTGGGTCATGCAACCCGATTTCGAGGTTCCCGGTTCGGGCTCATGGCATCACATGGGCACGACACGCATGCATGCCGATCCGGGAAAGGGGGTTGTCGATGCCCATTGCCGCGTGCATGGCATGAGCAACCTGTACATCGCCGGCAGTTCGGTATTCCCCACATCCGGCATGGCCAATCCGACCCTGACCATCGTGGCACTGGCCATTCGCCTCGCCGATCACCTCAAGGCGTCATGA
- a CDS encoding MFS transporter: MKRKNMGSEARESRSRTAEGSLFAPLAETRFRQLWSANLLSNLGWLIQGVGAAWLMAELTSSPQMVALVQTMTQLPILVFALFAGTAGDLWDKRWVLMAAQLWMLSISAILAVLSFAGLVTPAVLLAFTFMLGAGAALNGPVFQAVVREIVRPQMLAGAVVINAVAFNLARAVGPAIGGGIVATAGAEAAFLFNAVSYVALILVLLFNLPASPRNEIPRERLGSAILAGMRYVSQTPDIWRAMGRASLYGFAAPAVMALMPLIVRDEMEGGAIVFGLMLGVFGIGALIGAFVVQPLRQKVGAERLVTFQAGLFGGALLTLGMTSAPVAVVLAVMVSGSCWLGAFSTFNISVQLTTAPWVQSRVLAIYQMALFGTMALGSWFWGLIAELTDIRIAMLVAGLSMLGGLALAPWFRLAASGPPDFSPSGRSEPEAMLPVHGSDGPILNRMEYRVALHDAPAFVLAMDDLGHVRRRNGAMRWRLFQDLADPEHWTETFLLADWDELRRFNRRESATDIAIETRVWKFEQSGERPVARYMIARRHDSRFALDPDEEARRQL, encoded by the coding sequence ATGAAAAGAAAGAACATGGGATCGGAGGCGAGGGAAAGCCGCAGTCGGACCGCGGAGGGCAGTCTTTTCGCTCCCCTGGCGGAGACACGCTTCCGCCAGCTCTGGTCGGCCAATCTGCTGTCGAATCTCGGCTGGCTGATCCAGGGAGTCGGGGCGGCGTGGCTGATGGCCGAACTGACGTCCTCGCCGCAGATGGTGGCCCTGGTCCAGACCATGACCCAGTTGCCCATCCTCGTGTTCGCGCTGTTCGCCGGGACCGCCGGCGACTTGTGGGACAAGCGCTGGGTGCTGATGGCCGCCCAGCTCTGGATGTTGTCGATATCCGCCATTCTCGCCGTCCTCTCCTTTGCCGGCCTGGTGACGCCTGCGGTCCTCCTGGCGTTCACCTTCATGCTCGGTGCCGGTGCCGCCCTCAACGGTCCGGTCTTCCAGGCCGTCGTGCGCGAGATCGTGCGGCCGCAGATGCTGGCCGGGGCCGTGGTCATCAACGCCGTGGCCTTCAACCTCGCCCGCGCCGTCGGACCGGCGATCGGCGGCGGCATCGTCGCGACGGCGGGTGCGGAAGCGGCGTTCCTGTTCAATGCCGTGTCCTATGTCGCGCTCATCCTCGTCCTGCTGTTCAACCTGCCGGCCAGCCCGCGCAACGAGATCCCCCGCGAACGGCTGGGCTCGGCCATCCTCGCCGGCATGCGCTATGTCAGCCAGACGCCGGACATCTGGCGTGCGATGGGGCGGGCCTCCCTCTACGGGTTCGCGGCACCCGCCGTCATGGCCCTGATGCCGCTGATCGTGCGCGACGAAATGGAGGGCGGGGCCATAGTCTTCGGCCTGATGCTGGGCGTGTTCGGCATCGGCGCCCTGATCGGCGCGTTCGTGGTGCAACCCCTGCGGCAGAAGGTCGGCGCCGAACGGCTGGTGACCTTCCAGGCCGGCCTGTTCGGCGGCGCATTGCTGACGCTGGGCATGACCTCCGCACCCGTCGCCGTCGTTCTCGCCGTGATGGTCAGCGGCAGCTGCTGGCTCGGCGCCTTTTCCACCTTCAACATTTCGGTCCAGCTGACCACCGCCCCCTGGGTCCAGTCGCGCGTCCTGGCCATCTACCAGATGGCGCTGTTCGGCACGATGGCGCTCGGCAGCTGGTTCTGGGGCCTGATCGCCGAACTCACCGATATCCGGATCGCCATGCTGGTGGCCGGCCTGAGCATGCTGGGCGGACTCGCCCTGGCCCCGTGGTTCCGTCTCGCCGCCTCGGGCCCGCCGGACTTCAGCCCCTCCGGGCGGTCGGAACCCGAGGCCATGCTTCCGGTCCACGGCAGCGACGGACCCATCCTCAACAGGATGGAATATCGCGTCGCCCTCCACGACGCGCCGGCCTTCGTGCTGGCCATGGACGACCTGGGCCATGTCCGCCGGCGCAATGGCGCCATGCGCTGGCGCCTGTTCCAGGACCTGGCCGATCCCGAGCACTGGACCGAGACGTTCCTCCTGGCGGACTGGGACGAGCTTCGCCGTTTCAACCGGCGCGAATCGGCCACCGATATCGCCATCGAGACCCGGGTCTGGAAGTTCGAGCAGAGCGGCGAGCGCCCCGTGGCCCGCTACATGATCGCCCGGCGCCACGACAGCCGCTTCGCCCTCGACCCGGATGAGGAGGCCCGGCGACAGCTCTGA
- a CDS encoding insulinase family protein: protein MSEGYRESILDNGVRVVTEAMPRLETAAIGLWIDVGSRHERAEVNGVAHMLEHMAFKGTARRSARQIAEQIEDVGGSLNAYTSREHTAYYARLLADDIDLAGDILGDIVRNSTFDEVELEKERHVILQEIGEVEDTPSDLVFDILQEVAYPDQAIGRSILGPEDIVGRMPRRALFDYVGEHYHADRIVLSASGKVRHDHVVALAGQVFDGMGRGAASAPEKARYAGGVRMVERDLEQVHVCLATDAFAYTDPDLYALQVFSAALGGGMSSRLFQKIREDMGLCYSIFSFTSLHNDSGMMGVYAGTGEADVERLLPAIADEIRSMVKSLDAVELQRAKAQMKAGLLMGLEGCFAVCEDMARQHLCFGDRLSAAQVAAKIEAVDMEAIERVGQRLFGSNPVAALAAIGPEKGLPRIGIDGLITVN from the coding sequence TTGAGCGAAGGTTATCGCGAGAGCATTCTCGACAATGGTGTCCGGGTGGTGACGGAAGCCATGCCCCGGCTGGAGACGGCTGCCATCGGCCTGTGGATCGACGTCGGCAGCCGGCACGAGCGGGCCGAGGTCAACGGTGTCGCGCACATGCTCGAACACATGGCCTTCAAGGGCACGGCACGCCGCTCGGCGCGGCAGATCGCCGAACAGATCGAGGATGTCGGCGGATCGCTCAACGCCTACACGTCGCGCGAACATACCGCCTACTATGCGAGATTGCTGGCTGATGACATCGATCTCGCCGGCGACATATTGGGCGACATCGTCCGCAATTCGACGTTCGACGAGGTCGAGCTCGAAAAGGAGCGTCATGTCATCCTGCAGGAAATCGGGGAGGTCGAGGACACGCCCTCGGACCTCGTCTTCGACATCCTGCAGGAGGTTGCCTATCCCGATCAGGCGATCGGGCGCTCGATCCTGGGACCCGAGGACATTGTCGGCCGGATGCCGCGTCGGGCCCTGTTCGACTATGTGGGCGAACATTACCATGCGGATAGGATCGTGCTGTCGGCTTCCGGCAAGGTCCGGCACGATCACGTCGTCGCGCTTGCGGGGCAGGTTTTCGATGGCATGGGCAGAGGTGCGGCATCGGCGCCCGAGAAGGCGCGCTATGCCGGCGGGGTGCGGATGGTCGAGCGGGACCTCGAACAGGTCCATGTCTGCCTCGCCACGGACGCCTTTGCCTATACCGACCCCGACCTCTATGCGCTGCAGGTGTTTTCCGCGGCACTGGGCGGTGGCATGTCCTCGCGGCTGTTCCAGAAGATCCGCGAGGACATGGGCCTGTGCTACTCGATCTTCTCGTTCACCTCGCTGCACAACGATTCGGGCATGATGGGCGTCTACGCCGGTACAGGCGAGGCGGATGTCGAAAGGCTGCTGCCGGCCATCGCCGACGAGATCCGCTCAATGGTGAAGTCGCTCGACGCGGTCGAGTTGCAGCGCGCCAAGGCGCAGATGAAGGCCGGCCTGCTGATGGGGCTCGAAGGCTGTTTCGCCGTCTGCGAGGACATGGCCCGCCAGCATCTGTGTTTCGGCGACCGGCTGTCGGCGGCACAGGTCGCCGCGAAGATCGAGGCCGTCGACATGGAGGCGATCGAGCGGGTCGGCCAGCGGCTGTTCGGCTCGAATCCGGTTGCAGCACTGGCCGCCATCGGTCCCGAAAAGGGCCTGCCGCGTATCGGGATTGACGGGCTGATCACGGTAAACTGA
- a CDS encoding mechanosensitive ion channel family protein yields the protein MNARIRSAITVLMLLVPVLLASPTNRAAAQIPPSMMGPSVDGEGGEASPPPSQADLHELSRLLRDPAIIEWLENRAGDPAIDAAGPAQAGGAAGNDGMALVQQRVDRVKTALHSLPLMPGMISGALEKEFPGQDKLRVWILVLIFFFIGAGLEWLYWCYAGPLKTRIESHRNAAFVPTILAATGRFAVTAGGAFAFGLGTLGSFLGFDWPPQFKAALIDILWAIVLVRALTALLEFVLAPRVDSLRLVPLVRRDAKWLYVSTLVIAFAVLVGVSLSNTVTRVGAPPEAGLGLKIVIAACAALMAIDTIWVLFLRHAEKHVPFKGACPRRKGILLPIGGTILIIAIYVLWLVGAFKLSASLAVIGITIPVAIGVRRTVLRAFDPHPVAELPPPPAGEGEAETAAGDEDDADGETDAHDDAHASGRVATETGSSIYRPIVERLARFFVLGSAAAVLAVVWGLDLDQLSQASSLPGRFFGVAIDIAIAFLIADLVWIITRTAIDRKMASMPKPEHGVAPGPEARLATLLPVFRLAVLITIVVMLTMITLSSLGVDIGPLLAGAGVIGLALGFGAQALVRDIVSGIFFLIDDAFRVGEYIEMGELRGTVESISLRSLRVRHHRGAVHTIPFGELKSLTNYSRDWVMMKLEFRVPFDTDLKLAKKLVKQIDAELRSNPDYGHSFLEPLKFQGVRRMEEFNMVVGVKFMTRPGEQWTIRRDAYQRIRDEFEKHGINFAQRNVKVEVIGNQPLTEDIKNAAVGAAQDAIEQQVEGKAQA from the coding sequence ATGAACGCCAGGATCCGCTCCGCGATCACCGTCCTGATGCTGCTCGTGCCGGTATTGCTGGCATCGCCGACCAACCGCGCCGCCGCCCAGATCCCGCCTTCGATGATGGGCCCATCCGTTGACGGCGAAGGCGGGGAGGCATCGCCGCCACCGAGCCAGGCCGATCTTCACGAACTGTCCCGCCTGCTGCGCGATCCCGCCATCATCGAGTGGCTGGAAAACAGGGCGGGCGACCCGGCCATCGATGCCGCTGGTCCGGCGCAGGCGGGAGGTGCCGCCGGGAACGACGGCATGGCCCTCGTCCAGCAACGCGTCGACAGGGTGAAGACCGCCCTTCACAGCCTTCCCCTCATGCCCGGCATGATCAGCGGTGCGCTGGAGAAGGAATTCCCGGGACAGGACAAGCTCAGGGTCTGGATCCTTGTCCTGATCTTCTTCTTCATCGGCGCCGGCCTCGAATGGCTCTACTGGTGCTATGCGGGACCGCTCAAGACCCGCATCGAATCCCACCGCAACGCCGCCTTCGTTCCCACCATCCTGGCTGCGACCGGGCGTTTTGCCGTCACGGCGGGGGGCGCCTTCGCATTCGGCCTGGGAACTCTCGGAAGCTTCCTGGGGTTCGACTGGCCGCCCCAGTTCAAGGCCGCCCTGATCGACATCCTCTGGGCCATCGTGCTGGTACGGGCGCTTACCGCCCTGCTCGAATTCGTCCTGGCCCCGCGGGTCGATTCGCTGCGGCTCGTTCCACTCGTCCGCCGGGACGCGAAATGGCTCTACGTTTCCACGCTCGTGATCGCGTTCGCCGTCCTCGTCGGCGTCAGCCTGTCCAATACCGTCACCCGCGTCGGCGCGCCACCCGAGGCGGGCCTCGGGCTGAAGATCGTCATTGCGGCCTGTGCCGCACTGATGGCCATCGACACCATCTGGGTCCTGTTCCTGCGCCACGCCGAAAAACATGTGCCGTTCAAGGGAGCCTGCCCCCGGCGCAAGGGCATCCTGCTCCCGATCGGCGGCACCATCCTCATCATCGCCATCTACGTCCTGTGGCTGGTCGGCGCCTTCAAGCTGTCGGCGAGTCTGGCGGTGATCGGCATCACCATCCCGGTCGCCATCGGCGTTCGGCGGACCGTGCTGCGCGCATTCGATCCGCACCCCGTCGCGGAACTGCCGCCGCCGCCGGCCGGCGAGGGCGAGGCGGAAACCGCCGCCGGGGACGAGGATGACGCGGACGGTGAAACGGATGCGCACGACGACGCCCATGCTTCCGGCAGGGTCGCGACCGAAACCGGGAGCAGCATCTACCGGCCCATCGTCGAACGCCTCGCCCGCTTTTTCGTGCTGGGCAGTGCTGCCGCGGTCCTCGCGGTCGTCTGGGGGCTGGATCTCGATCAGCTTTCGCAGGCCTCGTCACTGCCCGGCCGCTTCTTCGGCGTCGCGATCGACATCGCCATCGCGTTTCTCATCGCCGATCTCGTCTGGATCATCACCCGCACGGCGATCGACCGCAAGATGGCGAGCATGCCCAAGCCGGAACATGGCGTGGCGCCCGGGCCGGAAGCCCGCCTCGCCACGCTCCTGCCGGTCTTCCGCCTCGCGGTCCTGATCACGATCGTCGTCATGCTCACCATGATCACCCTGTCATCGCTGGGCGTGGACATCGGTCCGCTGCTCGCCGGTGCCGGCGTCATCGGCCTTGCGCTCGGTTTCGGCGCTCAGGCGCTGGTACGCGATATCGTATCGGGCATCTTCTTCCTCATCGACGACGCCTTCCGGGTAGGAGAATATATCGAAATGGGGGAACTGCGCGGTACGGTCGAATCGATCTCGCTACGCTCCCTCCGTGTTCGCCACCATCGCGGTGCCGTCCACACCATCCCCTTCGGCGAGCTCAAGTCGCTCACCAATTACAGTCGCGACTGGGTGATGATGAAGCTCGAATTTCGCGTGCCGTTCGACACCGATCTCAAGCTGGCGAAGAAGCTGGTCAAGCAGATCGACGCCGAACTGCGCTCCAATCCCGACTACGGGCACAGCTTTCTCGAACCGCTCAAGTTCCAGGGCGTGCGCCGGATGGAAGAGTTCAACATGGTCGTCGGCGTGAAATTCATGACCCGCCCGGGCGAACAGTGGACCATTCGCCGGGACGCCTACCAGCGGATCCGCGACGAATTCGAGAAACACGGCATCAATTTTGCCCAGCGCAACGTGAAGGTCGAGGTCATCGGCAACCAGCCGCTCACCGAGGACATCAAGAACGCCGCCGTTGGCGCCGCACAGGATGCCATCGAGCAGCAGGTCGAAGGCAAGGCGCAGGCATAG
- a CDS encoding ribonuclease activity regulator RraA translates to MLSAEAKTKLEGVTAATLTTCLFKRGFHNQYLQNVHPVGPGMPRMVGSAFTLRFIPAREDLDVMDAYKDPEHPQRKAVETISKGEVLVIDSRGDARGASAGDILLRRIMMRGAAGAVTDGGFRDTPSIRAMNFPVYQQRPSAPTGPIYHHALDFNQPIACGGAAVYPGDILVGDGEGVVVLPAHLAEELAHESAEMTAYEDWVEIQVMDGSRLPGIYPQSPESKKAFEAWRARKG, encoded by the coding sequence GTGCTTTCCGCAGAAGCCAAGACCAAGCTCGAAGGTGTAACGGCCGCGACACTCACGACCTGCCTGTTCAAGCGTGGGTTTCACAACCAGTACCTGCAGAATGTCCACCCCGTCGGCCCCGGCATGCCGCGAATGGTCGGCAGCGCGTTCACGCTGCGGTTCATACCCGCGCGGGAAGATCTCGACGTGATGGATGCATACAAGGATCCCGAGCATCCGCAGCGCAAGGCCGTCGAGACCATCTCGAAGGGCGAGGTGCTGGTCATCGACAGTCGCGGTGACGCCCGCGGCGCTTCTGCCGGCGACATCCTCCTTCGGCGGATCATGATGCGCGGCGCTGCCGGAGCCGTCACCGACGGCGGCTTTCGCGACACCCCGTCGATCCGCGCCATGAACTTCCCGGTGTATCAGCAGCGTCCGTCGGCGCCCACCGGTCCGATCTACCATCACGCGCTGGACTTCAATCAGCCGATCGCCTGCGGCGGTGCCGCGGTCTATCCGGGCGACATCCTTGTCGGCGATGGCGAGGGTGTCGTGGTTCTTCCGGCGCATCTGGCCGAAGAGCTTGCGCACGAAAGCGCGGAGATGACCGCCTACGAGGACTGGGTGGAAATCCAGGTGATGGACGGGTCGCGCCTCCCGGGCATCTATCCGCAGTCGCCGGAGAGCAAGAAGGCATTCGAAGCCTGGCGCGCCCGGAAGGGCTAG